GAAAACACCGCCAGCAGCCAGCCGTCGGCGAGCTTCGCGCGATCGCGGCGGAAGATCCGGTCGTCGCCTTCGTGCAGCAAATCCAGTGCGGTACCGGACAATTCGTACCCGGCTGCCCCGTCCAGGCGCACCGCTTCGAGCACTCCGCGCCGCTTCAGCCGGGAGATGGACGAGCGCACCGCCGGTTCGTCGATGCCGACCACGGCGAGCAGGTCGATCAGTGCGGCCACCGAGAGCCATTTGCCCCCAGCCTGGTGGTGCACGCCGTAGACGGACACAATGAGGTGCCGAGGCTGGGCCGCGCGCCCGCCGTCGACATCGGTTGTTTCCGGTACGGCCGTCACCCGATCACCATAACAAGCGAGGGGTAGCATTTCCGGCGCGATGGCGTTTGCGAGCAATGCACCGTTGGTGCACCGGCTGACCCGCCGCGGGCGGCTGATGGCGAAGCGCGCCTGCGACCGCCGCGGTCATGCGTTCGCGCTCGGCCGGTTTCTCTTCCGTACCCCCACGGCCTGGGAGTACGCCGCCGCGGTGGCCGCCGGGAGCGATCCGGCCGCGCAGCGCTGGCTGGGCTGGTTGCCCGAATCGGTGGTGGCCGAGCCGATGCGCGCCGAGGCGCTGCGGGTAGTGCCGGGCACCGGACCGGACTGGACCGCGCCGGACCATCATTCGGTGGACATCGTCGCGATCGACCTGGTGGCCGGCCGCTGTGCCGGACTGGTCAGCGTGCACGCGGGCGAGGACGGCAGCCCGGAGACCGGCGGTTTCCTCGCGCCGGGCTACCGGGGACAGGGGTTCGGCCGGGACCTGTTCGCCGCCGGACTGCTGCTGGGGCACGAGCATCTGGGCCTTTCCCGGATCCAGGCCGGGGCCGAGGTGGGCAACTTCGCCAGCGCGCGGTCGCTGGAGGCCGCCGGGCTGCGCCGGATCGGCGGCCCGCCGCGGTACACGCTGCCGAACGGCGAGACCAGACCAGCCTGGTGGTACCGGCACGAGGTGGGCTGGCCGCACCAGTGCGCCGGGCCGCAGGCGTCCTGGCTGAGCGTCTAGGCGATCCTCACGAGCTGTGCTGCTCGAAGACCTTCAACGTGTTGATCACCAGCGCGCGTTCGGCCGGGGTGAGCGGCGTGAGCGCTTCCTGCCACGCCTTCGCGCTGCGGGCGAGCCACGCGTCGACTGCCGGCTCCTTGTCCGCGTTGATGCTCACGATGGTGCGCCGCCGGTCGTCCGGGTGCTCGGCGCGGTCCAGCACGCCCTGGCGGGACAGGTCGCCGACCATCAGGCTGGCCGTCGTGGGCGCGATCTCCAGCCGGGCGGCGAGCTCGTTGACCGTCATCGGACCGTCGAACAGCAGATAGGCCAGCAGCGACAGATGCCGCGGCGCGAGCGCGAGATCGCCGAGCTCCGGGGGCGGCGGCGTCCGCTTCGCACGCCCGACCAGACGGGGCATGAGCAGCAGCAGCTCGCGCACCCCGTCGGCGACGGTCGGACCCGGTTCGGTGGCCATGCCGCGACAGTACCTGCGCGTGTGTTGACAGCCCGATTCGCCGAAATCTAGGTTTGTTGTTGCATCAACCAACTTACGGGAGTGTGCGGATGTCCGACTGGAACCAGCAGATCATCGACGAGTTCCACGCGAACGAGGGCAAGGTCGGCGGGATGTTCGAGGGCAAGGATCTGCTCCTGCTCACGCACACTGGCGCGAGGAGCGGCAAGCAGCGGGTGAGCCCGCTGGTCTACACCACCGACGGGGACCGGATCGTCATCGCCGCGTCCAAGGGCGGCGCGGACACCCACCCGGACTGGTACCACAATCTGGTCGCGAACCCGGCGGTGACAGTCGAGATCGGCACCGAGCGGTTCCCGGCCAAGGCGTCCGTGGTCGAGGACCGCGCCGAGCGCGACCGGCTGTACGCCGGGATGGTCGCGCACGCCGAGGGATTCGCCGACTACGAGAAGAAGACCGACCGGGTGATTCCGGTCTTCGTCATCGAGCGTTAGCCGAGCGGCTGGCCGTACACGAAGCTCCGCAGTCGTCCGGTCGATTCCGGGGTGAGCGGGGCGAACAGCTTCGCGTGTGCGGCCCGCACAGTCGCCGCGTCCGGGTCCACCAGTGACAGGGCGCGCACGGTGTAGCGGGATTCCGGCGTGAAGTCCGATGCCTTGGCGTGCTGGTACGCGCCGCCGAGCAGGTCGATGATCAGCACGGTGGGCACCGGCGCGCCCGGGCCGGCGTGATCGAGGACGGTGGTCAGCGCCTCGTCCGGCAGTGCCGGCAGGACGCGGTTGTCGCCGAGGTACGGGTGCGGGTTCGGCGGGTCGGCGGCGATCTGGCCGGAGTCGGTATACGGCATCGTCTTCAGCGTGTCCTGGATCGGGCCGAGCGCTCGCAGCGGGGCGACGAGCTGGTCGCCGCCGGCAGCAAGGCTCGCCACCCGGACGTTGGCGATGTGCTTGCCGCGGAAGGGTTCCGGCACCATCGGCAGATCCGGGAACGGCACCAGCGCCACCGAAGTGCCGACGGTGTCCGGCAGGTCGAGGGTCCAGTCGCGCCAGGCGCGCAGGACGTCGGGGATCCGCGCGGTGTCGAAGAACAGGCCGCCGCCGTACAGCGTGGTCACCGGGACCAGTTCGAACTCCAGTGCGGTCACGATCCCCGCTTCGAGCGGGCCGGTGGTGCGCGTTCCGTCGGGGCGGACGAGGTCGGCCGAGACGACGCGATCCGAGGCCAGGCCGAAGTGCCGGCCGAGCAGGCCGAACCCGCCGCCCAGCGTGTAGCCGACCACGCCGACGCCCGGGCTGGACCCGCTGAGCGGGGCGAGTCCGTGTTCCGCGGCGGCGTCGATCACGCTGCCCCAGGTGGCCCCGGCCTCGGCGCGGGCGAGGCGGCGTCGGGGGTCGACGGTCACGCCGGTCATCCGCCGGGTCGAGATCAGCACGCCTTCCGCCGGTTCGCGCAGCCCGTGCCCGGTGGCCTGGACCGCGATCGGCAGACCCCGCTCGTTCGCGTGCCGCACCGCTTCGGCGATGTCCTCTGCGCTGGTCGCGGCGACGACCAGGTGCGGGGTGGACTGGACGCCGGTCTGGAACCCGGCGATCTCTTCGCGGTAACCGGCCTGATCAGGGGTGAACGTCTGCATGCCTTCAGCTTGCTGAAGGCGTGACGAGAAGTCCAAGAGATACTGGTTCCAGTAGCTATAATCAATGGTTATGGAACTGCATCAGCTGGAGTACTTCGTCGCGGTCGCCGAGGAAGCCAACTTCACCCGCGCGGCGGCCCGGATGCACGTCGCGCAGCCCGGGGTCAGCGCGCAGATCCGCCGGCTGGAACGCGAGCTGGGGCAGCCGCTGTTCGACCGGTCCGGGCGCAGCGTCCGGCTGACCGGGGTCGGTGCCGCGGCTCTGCCGCACGCGCGCGCCGCGCTGGCCGCCGTCGCCGCGGTGCGCGAGACGGTCGCGGAGCACGAAGGGCTGGTGCGGGGGCAGGTCGCGATGGGGATGGTGACCTCCGCCGGACCGGTGGCGCTGCCGGACTTCCTGGCGGAGTTCGCGGAACGGTACCCGGGCGTGGAGATCACCCTCGGCGAGGCGAATTCGGACGTGATGGTCGAGGCGCTGCGCGAGGGCCGGCTCGATGTGGCGGTGATCGGCCTCGCCGACGGCGTCCCGGCCGGGCTGGAGACGCAGGTGGTGCTGGACGAGGAGCTGGTGGCGGTCGTCGGCCCGCGCGACGAGTTCTCCGACCGCGCGGAGGTGAGCTTCGCCGAGCTGGCGCAGCGGCCGCTGATCTGCCTGCCGCAGGGGACCGGACTGCGCGGGGTGCTCGACCGCGAGTTCGCCGCGCACGGCCTGCGGCCGCGGGTGACGCTGGAGGCGAGCGACCCGAATGTGTTGGCACAGCTGGCAATGCGCGATCTCGGCGTGGCGCTGGTGCCGGAATCCCTGGCCCGCTACTACTCGGCCGAACTGCATCTCGTCCGATTGGCGTCGCGGCCGCGCGGCCAGTTGGCGCTGGCCTGGCGAGCGGACGGCCCGCTCGGCCCAGCGGCGCGCGCCCTGCTCGACTACGCCCGTTCGGCGATGTAGGCCAACGGCGGCGCAGACTACCCGCGGCGCCCGGTCTTGCCAATGAATTCTGGCCGGAACTGTCCGGCCCGGCCGACGAAAGTAGTCGGTTTTCCTTCGGACGTGACAGCATTCCGGAATTGTTTGTATTCTCGGCGACGGCCGCGAGTGCGGTCGAAGTGTTCGAGAAAGCGGAGGAATTTCCGTGAAGATTGTGCGCCTCGTTCGCAAGGCCCTGCCGGGCAAGAGCCTGAAGTCCTACGCCTGGTACGGCTGGATCTGACGGAGCTGAGCTCGCCTGGGGCGGCCGTTCCCGGCAACCGGGAACGGCCGCCCATATCAGAAAGGAGTCGTGCGATCACTATTCCCGCTGAACGGAACAAAGTGCGCGAGGTGGTATTCGCGCGGCGTTTGCAAGAACTGTTCGACCGTTATCGGGGAAAAACCTTCTTTCGGCTGGAACCGGACACCGTCGGGGTGGCCGGGGCCGATCTGATGGACGCGCTGCTGCGCAGCCGGCCCGCCAACGCCGAGGAACGGCCGACCTTCAAGCCGGTGCTCGGCCGGGTGGTCACCCGACCGGAGTCGTCCGCGCTGATGCGGGCTGTCGGCGCGGATGTCCGGGCCGCGCTCAAGAAGCCGCTCGATCAGCCCGACCTCACCGGCGCCTGGCCCGCGGTACCGCACAACTACCTGCGGGACCTGGTTTTCGGCCGCGAACAGTGGCGGTTCCGGGTGCTCGTGGACCGCCGTCTGGAGCTGACGCCGAAGATCACCTGGTCGGCCGTCGCCGCCGGGGCCGCGCTGTGGGGGCGGCCCGCACCCGAGGTAGCGCTGTCCGCTTTGGCTCGAATGGTGCTGGAGGCGGAGACCTTCGAACAGCGCCGGTTCGCCATGTACCTGTACCGGCGGGTGGCCGGCCCAATCTGCTTCACGGTCGCCGCACTGGTCACGAACGCGCTGTGGCTGAGCTCGCCGCTGCACGAGGAGCTGCCGACCGAATACCTGCTCCACGAGGCGTTACGGCTGCTGCCGCCGTCCTGGAACATCCTGCGCGTGCGGTCGCCGGAGTTCGCCGAGGTGGACTCGCGGATCGGCGCCGGCGACGACGTCC
This sequence is a window from Amycolatopsis benzoatilytica AK 16/65. Protein-coding genes within it:
- a CDS encoding cytochrome P450, whose product is MREVVFARRLQELFDRYRGKTFFRLEPDTVGVAGADLMDALLRSRPANAEERPTFKPVLGRVVTRPESSALMRAVGADVRAALKKPLDQPDLTGAWPAVPHNYLRDLVFGREQWRFRVLVDRRLELTPKITWSAVAAGAALWGRPAPEVALSALARMVLEAETFEQRRFAMYLYRRVAGPICFTVAALVTNALWLSSPLHEELPTEYLLHEALRLLPPSWNILRVRSPEFAEVDSRIGAGDDVLLLPLLSHRDPELWDAPDEFRPQRWADLDPDAHPGYLPFGHSNERCWGRHLVLPLAARVLDLVRRDGLIVDPAQTQAKVHLDGLLEVSDVRVVRA
- a CDS encoding nitroreductase family deazaflavin-dependent oxidoreductase — its product is MSDWNQQIIDEFHANEGKVGGMFEGKDLLLLTHTGARSGKQRVSPLVYTTDGDRIVIAASKGGADTHPDWYHNLVANPAVTVEIGTERFPAKASVVEDRAERDRLYAGMVAHAEGFADYEKKTDRVIPVFVIER
- a CDS encoding FAD-binding oxidoreductase, translated to MQTFTPDQAGYREEIAGFQTGVQSTPHLVVAATSAEDIAEAVRHANERGLPIAVQATGHGLREPAEGVLISTRRMTGVTVDPRRRLARAEAGATWGSVIDAAAEHGLAPLSGSSPGVGVVGYTLGGGFGLLGRHFGLASDRVVSADLVRPDGTRTTGPLEAGIVTALEFELVPVTTLYGGGLFFDTARIPDVLRAWRDWTLDLPDTVGTSVALVPFPDLPMVPEPFRGKHIANVRVASLAAGGDQLVAPLRALGPIQDTLKTMPYTDSGQIAADPPNPHPYLGDNRVLPALPDEALTTVLDHAGPGAPVPTVLIIDLLGGAYQHAKASDFTPESRYTVRALSLVDPDAATVRAAHAKLFAPLTPESTGRLRSFVYGQPLG
- a CDS encoding MarR family winged helix-turn-helix transcriptional regulator: MATEPGPTVADGVRELLLLMPRLVGRAKRTPPPPELGDLALAPRHLSLLAYLLFDGPMTVNELAARLEIAPTTASLMVGDLSRQGVLDRAEHPDDRRRTIVSINADKEPAVDAWLARSAKAWQEALTPLTPAERALVINTLKVFEQHSS
- a CDS encoding GNAT family N-acetyltransferase — its product is MAFASNAPLVHRLTRRGRLMAKRACDRRGHAFALGRFLFRTPTAWEYAAAVAAGSDPAAQRWLGWLPESVVAEPMRAEALRVVPGTGPDWTAPDHHSVDIVAIDLVAGRCAGLVSVHAGEDGSPETGGFLAPGYRGQGFGRDLFAAGLLLGHEHLGLSRIQAGAEVGNFASARSLEAAGLRRIGGPPRYTLPNGETRPAWWYRHEVGWPHQCAGPQASWLSV
- a CDS encoding LysR family transcriptional regulator, giving the protein MELHQLEYFVAVAEEANFTRAAARMHVAQPGVSAQIRRLERELGQPLFDRSGRSVRLTGVGAAALPHARAALAAVAAVRETVAEHEGLVRGQVAMGMVTSAGPVALPDFLAEFAERYPGVEITLGEANSDVMVEALREGRLDVAVIGLADGVPAGLETQVVLDEELVAVVGPRDEFSDRAEVSFAELAQRPLICLPQGTGLRGVLDREFAAHGLRPRVTLEASDPNVLAQLAMRDLGVALVPESLARYYSAELHLVRLASRPRGQLALAWRADGPLGPAARALLDYARSAM